The Corynebacterium confusum genome has a window encoding:
- a CDS encoding CinA family protein has product MPNPAGPNPAAREVVTALKERGETVAWCESLTAGLGAATLATVPGASAVLRGGLVTYATELKTTLAGVDPALIEENTVISAAVAEAMAAGARMRCGADWGLALTGVAGPDPQDGHAVGEVWAGLAAPDGSQHSWQVGGAEGLSGTREEIRAAAVGQTLTRAVEKIRNFPRR; this is encoded by the coding sequence ATGCCTAATCCTGCTGGCCCAAACCCCGCCGCCCGCGAAGTGGTGACCGCGCTGAAAGAGCGCGGCGAGACCGTCGCCTGGTGCGAGTCCCTGACCGCGGGGCTGGGCGCGGCCACGCTCGCCACGGTGCCCGGGGCATCGGCGGTGCTGCGCGGGGGACTGGTCACCTACGCCACCGAACTCAAGACCACGCTAGCCGGCGTGGACCCCGCGCTCATCGAGGAAAACACTGTTATCTCCGCTGCTGTGGCGGAGGCGATGGCCGCGGGGGCACGGATGCGGTGCGGCGCGGACTGGGGGCTGGCCTTGACCGGCGTGGCTGGGCCCGACCCGCAGGACGGGCACGCGGTCGGCGAGGTCTGGGCGGGGCTTGCTGCCCCGGATGGCTCCCAGCACTCCTGGCAAGTGGGAGGGGCAGAGGGCCTGAGCGGAACCAGGGAAGAGATCCGGGCCGCCGCCGTGGGCCAGACGCTGACCAGAGCGGTCGAAAAGATTCGAAATTTTCCCCGCCGATAG
- a CDS encoding helix-turn-helix domain-containing protein: protein MNTTTALLDTPTRSHAAPLNEPLLREALGLSLRAFRADKSVTLRELAAVAHVSPGYLSELERGRKEVSSEMLAAVCGALDVSVADVLIEAAGYMALPSVDEELAQTAPAASEL from the coding sequence ATGAACACTACTACCGCACTGCTGGATACCCCCACCCGCTCCCATGCCGCGCCGTTAAACGAGCCGTTGCTGCGGGAGGCCCTGGGCTTGAGCCTGCGTGCTTTCCGCGCGGACAAGTCCGTGACTCTGCGCGAGCTCGCCGCGGTCGCCCACGTCTCCCCGGGCTACCTGTCCGAGCTCGAGCGTGGCCGCAAGGAGGTTTCCTCCGAGATGCTTGCGGCAGTCTGCGGTGCCCTCGACGTGTCGGTGGCCGATGTACTCATCGAGGCCGCCGGCTACATGGCGCTGCCGTCGGTGGATGAAGAACTGGCGCAGACCGCCCCGGCTGCCTCCGAGCTTTAG
- the pgsA gene encoding CDP-diacylglycerol--glycerol-3-phosphate 3-phosphatidyltransferase, with amino-acid sequence MAGVSQPGTRSSNPGPAHSGGGGLKRGGEKPSNWNLPNILTSLRILFIPVFAWLVLAEHQWWAFAVFVLLMITDKLDGDIARAKGLITDFGKIADPIADKALMTTALVSLNIIGVLPWWITVVILVREFGITIWRMVMLRRGLVVPASKGGKLKTVLQSLAVAMYLCPLPDWMNIPTLTVMLLAMAVTVVTGVQYLADARKHNA; translated from the coding sequence ATTGCAGGCGTGAGTCAACCAGGAACTAGGTCATCCAACCCCGGCCCAGCGCACAGCGGCGGCGGGGGCTTGAAGCGCGGCGGGGAGAAGCCCTCCAATTGGAACCTGCCCAACATCCTGACTAGCCTGCGAATCCTTTTCATTCCGGTCTTTGCCTGGCTCGTGTTGGCTGAGCATCAGTGGTGGGCGTTCGCTGTCTTCGTCCTGCTGATGATTACAGACAAGCTTGACGGCGACATCGCCCGGGCCAAGGGACTCATCACAGATTTCGGCAAGATTGCCGATCCGATTGCGGACAAGGCGTTGATGACCACGGCGCTGGTCTCTCTAAATATCATCGGGGTCCTGCCGTGGTGGATTACCGTGGTCATCCTGGTGCGGGAGTTCGGCATCACCATCTGGCGCATGGTCATGCTGCGACGCGGTCTGGTGGTCCCGGCTTCCAAGGGAGGCAAGCTCAAGACCGTTCTGCAGTCGCTGGCCGTGGCCATGTATCTGTGCCCGCTGCCCGACTGGATGAATATCCCGACGCTGACCGTCATGCTCTTGGCCATGGCCGTCACGGTTGTCACGGGCGTGCAGTACCTGGCGGATGCCCGGAAGCACAATGCCTAA
- a CDS encoding PspA/IM30 family protein, with translation MANPFSKLWKYLMALFDSKIEENADPKVQIEQAIEDAQRQHQELSQQAAAVIGNQRQLEMQLNRRLGEIEKLQGNTKQALQLADKARADGDETKAVEYENAAEAFAAQLVTAEQSVEDTKKLHDQALQQADQAKKAVERNAMTLREKVAERSKLLSQLEQAKMQEKVSESLSSMNELSNGSTPSLDAVRDKIERRYSKALGQAELAENSVESRMQEVQQAGVQLAGHSRLEQIRAEMNDSKPVESGQKKQQLEAGQSTGGNAQSAADQAAQPEVSNDAVEARLRELRGE, from the coding sequence ATGGCTAACCCATTTTCCAAACTCTGGAAGTACCTGATGGCTTTGTTTGACTCCAAGATTGAGGAAAACGCCGATCCGAAGGTCCAGATCGAGCAGGCCATCGAGGACGCTCAGCGCCAGCACCAGGAACTGTCCCAGCAGGCCGCGGCCGTCATCGGTAATCAGCGCCAGTTGGAAATGCAGCTGAACCGCCGCCTGGGCGAGATCGAGAAGCTGCAGGGCAACACCAAGCAGGCCCTGCAGCTGGCCGACAAGGCCCGCGCCGACGGTGACGAGACTAAGGCGGTCGAGTACGAAAACGCGGCTGAGGCCTTCGCCGCGCAGCTGGTGACCGCGGAGCAGTCCGTCGAGGACACCAAGAAGCTGCACGACCAGGCCCTGCAGCAGGCAGACCAGGCCAAGAAGGCCGTCGAGCGCAACGCTATGACGCTGCGCGAGAAGGTGGCGGAGCGCTCCAAGCTGCTGAGCCAGCTGGAGCAGGCCAAGATGCAGGAGAAGGTCTCCGAGTCGCTGAGCAGCATGAACGAGCTGTCTAACGGCTCGACCCCGTCGCTGGACGCCGTTCGCGACAAGATCGAGCGCCGCTACTCCAAGGCTTTAGGCCAGGCCGAGCTGGCTGAGAACTCCGTCGAGTCCCGCATGCAGGAGGTCCAGCAGGCCGGCGTGCAGCTGGCCGGACACTCCCGTCTGGAGCAGATTCGCGCGGAGATGAACGACTCCAAACCGGTCGAGTCGGGCCAGAAGAAGCAGCAGCTTGAGGCCGGCCAGAGCACCGGTGGCAACGCCCAGTCGGCGGCCGACCAGGCTGCCCAGCCGGAGGTCAGCAACGACGCCGTGGAAGCCCGCCTGCGCGAGCTGCGCGGGGAATAA
- a CDS encoding YciI family protein encodes MKYFATFYDYAPTNPLVSEQRPAHREFVNSLHEKGLIVGSGPHPDSAGGALIILQLDDDAQVADAINIMDDDPFHTSGVVTRRSFREWNPVTKIF; translated from the coding sequence ATGAAGTATTTCGCCACCTTTTACGACTACGCCCCCACCAACCCACTTGTGTCGGAGCAGCGCCCCGCCCACCGCGAATTCGTCAACAGCCTGCACGAGAAGGGCCTCATTGTCGGCTCCGGCCCCCACCCGGATTCAGCCGGCGGCGCGTTAATCATCCTGCAGCTAGACGACGACGCCCAGGTCGCCGACGCCATCAATATCATGGACGACGACCCGTTCCACACCTCGGGCGTGGTCACCCGCCGCAGCTTCCGCGAGTGGAACCCCGTCACCAAGATTTTCTAG